Proteins encoded together in one Impatiens glandulifera chromosome 1, dImpGla2.1, whole genome shotgun sequence window:
- the LOC124943780 gene encoding uncharacterized protein LOC124943780: protein MVKLVSARECRSYGPRQSRRRAEYMNAGLYLFSALLLISGYAAQLSGQIKLGLIILLVSFSIIIAVNLHDLFAHLAGIDFRLGLMGFDRQLALVEFAVPVVQAAGTLLSFLGIIFLFIQEKRDSYFTSEKHAMGMLIAGPALWVLGSILNSCQIYERADGHVQLLQHSVQIPFLIGSCMFLVGAILNSRAYEIDRHGVHLLV, encoded by the exons ATGGTGAAGCTAGTATCGGCTCGAGAATGTCGGTCTTACGGACCCCGACAGTCAAGAAGAAGGGCTGAATACATGAACGCAGGCCTTTACCTTTTCTCTGCTTTGCTTCTAATTAGCGGTTACGCGGCACAACTTTCAGGTCAAATCAAATTGGGACTTATTATTCTTCTAGTTTCCTTTTCTATCATCATCGCCGTTAATCTCCACGATCTGTTTGCCCATCTCGCCGGCATTGATTTCCGGCTTGGTTTGATGGGATTTGACCGGCAACTTGCTCTTGTTGAATTCGCCGTGCCGGTTGTTCAGGCCGCCGGTACTCTCCTCTCATTTTTGGGaattattttcctttttattcAG GAAAAGAGAGACAGTTACTTCACCTCGGAAAAACATGCAATGGGCATGCTCATTGCAGGCCCTGCTTTGTGGGTTCTTGGTTCGATTCTGAATTCTTGTCAAATATACGAAAGAGCAGACGGACATGTTCAATTGTTGCAGCACAGCGTTCAAATTCCTTTCTTAATCGGAAGCTGCATGTTCTTGGTCGGTGCCATTCTCAATAGCCGAGCATATGAAATAGATCGCCATGGCGTACATTTATTGGTATAA